In Gossypium arboreum isolate Shixiya-1 chromosome 6, ASM2569848v2, whole genome shotgun sequence, the following are encoded in one genomic region:
- the LOC108463852 gene encoding nonsense-mediated mRNA decay factor SMG7-like — protein MSTTSAVPLKDQKARASFLLEIANTEKHLWVLIHTKGLLHSDVRDLYHKVCLNYESFFLDDHELTELQDVEYSLWKLHYKHIDEFRKRTKRSSANSESTMCAMGSSGSDNRYIDGFKSFLLKATEFYKKLIEKLRSHYGLPEESSSSRRGGINASIEPVKLRKCHFLCHRFLVCLGDLARYMEQVEQSSVLKHNWSVAAAYYLEAAMVWPDSGNPQNQLAVLATYVGDEFLALYHCIRSLAVKEPFPDAWNNLVLLFERNRSCDLPSLSSEEQFDFLQPFERSDSQVKLQSSEKVSDGVLLKGENDHSAGMNFWLLLIRTLSFFFLKSSLEDFPCAFASTMRVLDVMMALDDIKLRAMLESYQLMDSARTGPFRVLQAVSVFIFVFHNLNNNLELPGSKDGKNKQHLELIQFALNATFIFMGRVVNRCLRANSLNSCPLLPAILVFVEWLASMFDEVEAYGVDEKTKSSISYFLAAFMDLLKQLDVNVEIVSDVRIALWEDYELRGFAPLAQIHVSLDFSTSWNQMDSYQSGIECRIKRMLNAAMKIASRSNGSYKWITFDSLGKKFYPKDANEMPERLESEDRESNSDVNVKGLNQHTYEAGKECKTEIASENQSSHLADGKSVAMEEEEVILLKPLTRHNSAPPYGKIHSEKDPASPNEMEETVPSDECLRRATSLLIAQNQANSDASDFQSDISNFRRSKPVKQHEPFVKDTAAFLFSEAPISAGPPSLSSWVLNQGSLSSTEKTRGDVSRPSLSPIAEIAISSLSDLSIHQTEDSVNSSRSEALTNYFYSPPPYSAPIPSAPLLPDDAAWFNGNQSSFSRANGSEFINKPENFYNASRISGYPNWSPDGERINGSGIPGFIDKYPPFSGMTSSEWLRRYRESRNPDHANSHVQPLNYYAPGNPIPTHDISRVGLFNQYGVPSVPNPTIYTESSVLHQGFPRVYGMEEPRREKPFHGYQRPSHYGCGAMTELRDEPRPLLQYLKEKEWLLQQDPTLRNPTFMGN, from the exons ATGAGTACTACTTCAGCTGTTCCTCTGAAAGATCAGAAGGCCAGAGCAAGTTTCCTTCTAGAG ATTGCTAACACAGAGAAGCATTTGTGGGTGTTAATCCACACCAAAGGTTTATTGCACTCTGATGTTCGGGATTTATACCACAAAGTCTGTTTAAATTACGAGAGTTTCTTCTTGGATGATCATGAATTGACAGAACTCCAAGATGTTGAATATTCGCTGTGGAAGCTACACTATAAGCACATTGATGAGTTCCGTAAAAGAACAAAAAGAAGCTCAGCTAATTCAGAAAGTACAATGTGTGCAATGGGCTCAAGTGGTTCTGATAACAGATATATAGATGGGTTTAAGTCATTTCTTCTAAAAGCTACcgaattttacaaaaaattgatTGAGAAACTCAGAAGTCATTACGGACTTCCTGAAGAATCTTCATCCTCTAGAAGGGGTGGCATCAATGCTTCTATTGAACCTGTGAAATTGCGGAAATGTCACTTCTTATGTCACCGGTTTTTAGTATGTCTCGGGGATCTTGCTAGATATATGGAACAAGTTGAACAATCTAGTGTCCTCAAGCATAATTGGTCAGTTGCAGCCGCCTACTACTTGGAAGCTGCAATGGTATGGCCGGATAGCGGAAACCCCCAGAATCAG TTGGCAGTACTGGCTACGTATGTGGGTGATGAGTTTCTTGCTCTATACCACTGTATAAGAAGTTTAGCTGTAAAAGAACCATTCCCGGATGCCTGGAACAATCTTGTTTTACTATTTGAAAGA AACAGGTCATGTGATTTGCCATCTCTTTCGAGTGAGGAACAATTTGATTTCTTACAACCATTTGAAAGAAGTGATTCCCAGGTAAAATTACAATCAAGTGAAAAAGTTTCAGATGGCGTTCTGTTGAAGGGTGAAAATGATCACTCTGCAGGAATGAATTTTTGGTTGCTTCTTATCCGAACACTAAGTTTCTTCTTCTTAAAATCCAG TTTGGAGGACTTCCCTTGTGCTTTTGCATCTACCATGAGAGTGTTGGATGTGATGATGGCTTTAGATGATATAAAGCTAAGAGCAATGCTGGAGTCCTATCAGCTTATGGATTCAGCTAGAACAGGCCCTTTCCGAGTTCTTCAAGCTGTTTCTGTTTTCATCTTCGTCTTCCATAATCTAAATAATAACCTCGAATTGCCAGGGTCTAAAGATGGAAAGAACAAGCAACATCTCGAGTTGATACAATTCGCATTGAATGCTACATTTATTTTCATGGGACGTGTTGTAAATAGATGTTTGAGGGCAAATTCTTTGAACTCGTGTCCCCTTCTACCTGCCATACTTGTTTTCGTGGAGTGGCTGGCAAGTATGTTTGATGAAGTTGAAGCATATGGAGTGGATGAGAAAACTAAAAGCTCTATATCTTATTTTTTGGCTGCTTTTATGGACCTCTTGAAGCAGCTCGATGTTAATGTTGAAATTGTGTCTGATGTAAGAATTGCACTGTGGGAAGACTATGAGTTGAGGGGCTTTGCACCGTTAGCTCAAATACATGTTTCATTAGATTTCTCAACTAGTTGGAATCAGATGGACAGTTACCAAAGTGGGATTGAATGCCGTATTAAGCGTATGCTCAATGCTGCAATGAAGATTGCAAGCAGATCAAATGGTTCCTATAAATGGATTACCTTCGATAGTTTGGGGAAGAAATTCTATCCGAAAGATGCAAATGAAATGCCTGAGAGACTAGAATCAGAAGATCGGGAGTCCAATTCAGATGTAAATGTCAAAGGGCTGAATCAGCATACATATGAAGCTGGAAAAGAATGCAAGACAGAGATTGCAAGTGAAAACCAAAGCAGCCATCTTGCAGATGGGAAATCTGTTGCCATGGAAGAGGAAGAAGTTATTCTCTTGAAGCCTCTTACAAGGCATAATTCAGCACCACCCTATGGGAAAATTCATAGCGAAAAAGACCCTGCATCTCCAAACGAAATGGAGGAAACGGTTCCTTCTGATGAATGTTTGCGCCGTGCTACATCCCTACTAATAGCGCAAAACCAGGCCAATTCTGATGCTTCAGATTTTCAATCTGACATCTCGAATTTCAGGCGCAGCAAACCTGTCAAGCAACATGAGCCTTTTGTAAAAGATACCGCGGCATTCTTGTTTTCGGAAGCCCCCATCTCTGCCGGGCCACCTTCACTTAGTTCTTGGGTTCTAAACCAAGGAAGTTTAAGCAGTACTGAAAAGACAAGAGGTGATGTTAGTAGACCAAGCTTGAGCCCTATTGCAGAAATAGCCATTTCATCCCTAAGCGATCTTTCTATCCATCAAACCGAGGATTCTGTCAATTCATCAAGATCTGAAGCTTTAACCAATTACTTTTACTCACCTCCACCATATTCGGCTCCAATTCCTTCTGCCCCTTTATTGCCTGATGATGCTGCTTGGTTTAATGGTAATCAGTCTAGTTTTTCCAGGGCGAATGGCTCAGAGTTCATTAACAAACCCGAGAATTTCTACAATGCATCAAGGATAAGTGGTTACCCCAATTGGTCCCCTGATGGCGAACGTATTAATGGTTCTGGTATTCCAGGTTTCATTGATAAATACCCTCCATTTAGCGGGATGACTTCTTCAGAATGGCTTCGGAGATACAGAGAAAGTCGCAATCCTGATCATGCCAACAGCCATGTGCAGCCTCTCAACTATTACGCTCCCGGGAACCCCATTCCCACACATGATATTTCCCGTGTTGGTCTTTTCAATCAATACGGAGTTCCATCTGTTCCAAATCCAACAATTTACACAGAGAGTTCAGTATTGCATCAAGGATTTCCCCGTGTTTACGGCATGGAGGAACCAAGAAGGGAAAAGCCGTTTCATGGTTATCAAAGACCGAGCCATTATGGCTGTGGAGCCATGACTGAGCTTAGAGACGAGCCACGGCCACTCTTGCAGTATCTAAAAGAGAAAGAATGGCTACTCCAGCAGGATCCAACCCTGAGAAATCCTACTTTCATGGGAAATTAA
- the LOC128279248 gene encoding uncharacterized protein LOC128279248 — protein MEKEQSAGGDISSTQAVLLGAIAPGVNGPTWSTLKLTFLMLGLCLALMLGLAFSSTDFSLILHVAFLVLIAITLFLLLNWFLEQTGLVSVERQMQEMDLIPNNRKRE, from the exons ATGGAGAAAGAACAATCAGCAGGAGGCGATATATCATCAACCCAAGCTGTTTTACTTGGAGCTATAGCTCCTGGTGTCAAC GGTCCTACATGGAGTACTCTAAAATTAACGTTTTTGATGTTAGGTCTTTGCCTTGCTCTCATGTTGGGTTTAGCATTCTCCTCTACTGATTTCTCCTTGATTCTTCATGTTGCTTTCCTTGTTCTCATTGCCATCACCCTCTTCTTGCTTCTTAACTG GTTTCTTGAACAGACCGGTTTGGTTTCTGTTGAGCGCCAAATGCAAGAGATGGACTTAATACCGAATAATCGTAAGAGAGAATGA